Part of the Methylomonas rapida genome is shown below.
AAGCAAATACTAAAGCCAAGCTATCAAATCGCCCTGTCGTTTCGCGGCTGGCTTTTTCAAACGTAGCTAGATTCTCGACGAACAATACGCCGCTGAAGGTTGTTGCAGGTAAATAGACCTGTAATTGAATCGGCGACTCTGGAAACGGGCATTCTTCCAAATCAAGCAAAGTGGCGACCAAAGCTTGCCGATTATCCAACACCTTGGACTGGCCCCAGAATAGACGGGCCGAGACTTCGCGTAGCAGCAAAGGCTCATCGATTAAGTTTGGTAGCAGGTTAAGCCGTTCGACGATATCTTCAGCCGATTTACCTGGGATTTCTAGTTTCTGTCCTGCAACTTGCTCTCGAATGGTTTCATCCACATGCAATTTTGCATACACTGCATCCCGCCATTGCTGGGCTGAGCTTCTAATCGGTTGTGGGCGATCTGTAATTTGGCGTAACAATGCTGGATCAACGATCTCAATGCGCGGATTTAATTCATATTGCGCTTTGCCGGGTTGCGCTTTATCGGTTTTGATCGCTAGCCAGCCCCATTGCTGTATTTGTAATAAGTAAGACCAATAAGTCTCTTTGTCGGCTTCAAACTCGGCATCAAACAACGCAGGCATTATTTTGCGATCGAGTTTCACTGGCCGTAACGGTTTGTCATCGGCTTTATCGAGTTTATCGACTAGCCGATGCAGCAGGGTTTGAACGTATGACTGATTGAGCCAGTGTGGTCTATTCATGCGTTCGAATGTTCATCGGCCTCAAACGCCAACAGAGTTTGCTGGCGAACTTGTTGGCGGCGTGACGCCCACAGCTCACGCAGTTTGTCGGGATTGAGGTCTCGCTCGTCAGCTTCGGAAATGAAATCTACCTCACCGTTGCCTTCAGCCTCGGTGCGCGTGAAACTCCATTCCTTGGTAAATTCCGTTTTGATGGCACCGGCATGTTTGGTGGGCATGGCGCAGATCAGCTGCATGTCGAGACTGTCGCGAATAAAACGAATCACGTCATGGGCGCGGCGTTCGTCCATTTTGGCAAATGATTCGTCGTTGACCAGTAATTTCAGATTCATGCCCTTATCGAAATGCTTGAGGCGATTGGTGACGACGGCGGCGCGAATGATGTAAGCCGGTGTTTCCAGCTGACCGCCAGACCCCGTACCCCATTCAGACAGTGCCACTCGCGAACCGCTGTCCGAGTCTTTCCAAATTTCATAACGGCGATAATTGCGATAATCGGCCACCCGCTGTAACTCCTTCAAGGCCTGTTCCTGATCATCGGCCAGCAACAGTCCGACCAAGCGATCACGGATTAGGCACTGTTCTTGACTGAGTTCCTGATTGTCGAACAAATCCCCGGCATCCTGCGATTCCGACAAATCGTAGGCCGCACAGAAGAAGTCGTAATACTCCTTGAATTCTGGCACCCACACCGACCAGTCCAGCTTGAATTGATCAGTGCCGAATTTCAGTCTGCCGAGCTCGGTATTCAGGATTTTCAGTGTTTTGACGCCTTGATCGACACTATTCCTGATCTCATAGCAAAATTGTTTGGTGAACACGTCTTTGAAGGACGATTCGGCTGTACGCAATTTATCCAGATTTTTGACGAAGCCAATCTCGCGCTGCTCCTGCAATTGCTGACGCAAGCCTTCCAATAATTGAATTAGCTGGCGATATTGCGCCGCAAAGTCACTGTCACGCATCTGATGATCGTGCGGTAAATGCAGTTGCTCATGACCACGTGCATGCAAGTTGTAATCGCCGATGCTTTCGTGAATGCGACCATAGACTGCGGTGGCCTCAATCAGTTGTGTGCGGTGTTTATCCTGCAATTCATGATTGGATAAAGCACTCACCATCAGTTCATCCACTTGTTGTTGGATGTTGGTTAACGATAATGCTTGGTTGACCATGCTCAGCCATTGAATCGGTTGTAAATCATCTTCAATTTTCTGCTGTTTGGCGGCTAGACCACGCTGCAAAAGGCTCAGGGTGTTTTGTTGCTGCTCCTTGTCATGCAAGAATTTTCCGGCTTTCAGCGTGTGCTGTTGCACCTGTTGTTCCAAGGCGGACATCTGTTGATCTAGCGTATCTTTCTCGGCTTCCAGCAGTTGCACTTCCGTTAAATCCAGACGTGCCATATCGGCCTGTGCTGCCTCGTGATCGCGTAAAGC
Proteins encoded:
- a CDS encoding DUF2220 family protein, with protein sequence MNRPHWLNQSYVQTLLHRLVDKLDKADDKPLRPVKLDRKIMPALFDAEFEADKETYWSYLLQIQQWGWLAIKTDKAQPGKAQYELNPRIEIVDPALLRQITDRPQPIRSSAQQWRDAVYAKLHVDETIREQVAGQKLEIPGKSAEDIVERLNLLPNLIDEPLLLREVSARLFWGQSKVLDNRQALVATLLDLEECPFPESPIQLQVYLPATTFSGVLFVENLATFEKASRETTGRFDSLALVFASGFKGSAKRLRTESGVSVYFAAHGNLTHQDCQRFCHWLIRDAEALPVWFWGDLDYSGMQIIKSLRHSFEGLDAWQPGYQPMLDELLAGNGHEALAAKKSNQKPIDATGAQYVDTTLIPVLAATDKFLDQEF